From the Deinococcus aestuarii genome, the window TGCGCGAGATGCGCCCCGGCGACCTCTGCCTCTTCTACCATTCGGGGGCGAAACCCACCGGCGTGGCGGGCGTCGCGCGGGTGGCGCGGGAGGCGTACCCGGACAATCTGCAATTCGACCCGGGAAGCCCCTCTTTCGATCCCGGATCGACCCCGGACAATCCGCGCTGGAGCATGGTGGACGTGGAGCCCGTCCTAGCCTTGCCCGGGGTCGTGACCCTCGACACGCTCCGCACGCTGCCCGAGTGGCAGGACTCGCCGCTCCTGCGCAGGGGCACGCGCCTGAGCGTCCTCCCGGTCACGCCCGAGCAGTTCGGGGCGGTGCTGACGGCGGCGGGGCGGGGCCCGGAGGACATCCATGCCCGTCACCTTTGAACCGCTCACGCCCGAGCACCTGCGGCTGCTCCACCGCTGGTTGCGAGAACCTCACGTCCGCGCGTTCTGGGACGACGGCGAGCGGACGGGAGAGGCGGTGCGGGCCCACTCCTTCCAACCGGGCCGGGACGTTCCGGGCTTCGTCTTCGGGGTGGACGGCCAGAGGGCAGGCTTCATCCAGCGCGAGCGCGTCACGCCAGACCACCCGTTCGGACCCTGGAGGCACCCGGAGGGCGAGACCTGGGGCGTCGATCTGTTCATCGGCGAGCCCGACCTGACCGGGCGGGGGCTGGGGCCCGAGATCATCTGGGCCTTCCTTGCTCACCTCCGGGCGGAGCGTCCGGAAACCCGGCGGGTGCTGATCGACCCCGATCCCGCCAACGTCCGGGCCGTCCGTGCCTATGCCCGGGTCGGCTTTCTCCCGCTGGGCGAGGTGGACGGCACGCGGCTCATGGGGTTGGGCCTGCCTGATCCCTGAGCGCGCGGCGTGTCCTGGGGAGTCACGCCCCAGTCACCCGCCCGCAAGCACACTGCGGGCATGGACCTCCCCCTCGCCGCCCTCGTGATCGTCCTCTCCCTGCTGCTCCTGAGCCGACGGGACGCGCCCCAGCCCGAGCGAATGGCCGCACGGGAACGGCGCCGCTGACCCGCCTGGACCGCGCTCTCCGAACCTCCGCGCAGGACGTTAAGCTGGCCGGGATGACCGTCTCCACCTCCACACCGCTGACCCTCTTCCCCCTCGGCGACGGCATAGGCAGCGTCAGCCTCGTGCAGCACGTCGGCGACGATAAAATGATCGTCAACGCGGCCAGGGTAAGTTTCGGTGGAGACAACAGCAAGCCGCTCGATGTCCGCGACGAGAAACTCATTCGCTATCTGCTCACTCATCACCACGGCAGCCCCTTCGAACATAACCTGATCACCTTCAAAGTCGTGTGCCCAATTTTTGTGGACAGGCAGATGGTACGCCATAGAGTCGGAGTTTCAAAAAATGAGGTGTCGGGAAGATATGTGGAGTTGCAGGAACGGAACTTCACGCCCCCCTCTTTCCGTAAGCAGGCCCCCAGCAACCGTCAGGCGTCGGTCGAGGATGACGGCACGCTCGATCAGGAGGCGGCGGCCCGTATCTGGGTGGAGGCGTGGAGGAACGCCTTCGGCGCCTATCAGGAGTTGCTGCATCTGGGCGTGACGCGGGAGCAGGCGCGCGGGGTGTTGCC encodes:
- the thyX gene encoding FAD-dependent thymidylate synthase; this translates as MTVSTSTPLTLFPLGDGIGSVSLVQHVGDDKMIVNAARVSFGGDNSKPLDVRDEKLIRYLLTHHHGSPFEHNLITFKVVCPIFVDRQMVRHRVGVSKNEVSGRYVELQERNFTPPSFRKQAPSNRQASVEDDGTLDQEAAARIWVEAWRNAFGAYQELLHLGVTREQARGVLPLSLYTESYYTFNVRSLLHFLELRDHEGAQYETRLFARAMAELAEPFFPVTFREWRELHAQG
- a CDS encoding EVE domain-containing protein produces the protein MRYWLLKSEPDVFGFHDLLRAGREPWNGVRNYQARNFLREMRPGDLCLFYHSGAKPTGVAGVARVAREAYPDNLQFDPGSPSFDPGSTPDNPRWSMVDVEPVLALPGVVTLDTLRTLPEWQDSPLLRRGTRLSVLPVTPEQFGAVLTAAGRGPEDIHARHL
- a CDS encoding GNAT family N-acetyltransferase, which gives rise to MPVTFEPLTPEHLRLLHRWLREPHVRAFWDDGERTGEAVRAHSFQPGRDVPGFVFGVDGQRAGFIQRERVTPDHPFGPWRHPEGETWGVDLFIGEPDLTGRGLGPEIIWAFLAHLRAERPETRRVLIDPDPANVRAVRAYARVGFLPLGEVDGTRLMGLGLPDP